A part of Stigmatopora nigra isolate UIUO_SnigA unplaced genomic scaffold, RoL_Snig_1.1 HiC_scaffold_25, whole genome shotgun sequence genomic DNA contains:
- the LOC144192099 gene encoding transmembrane protein 168-A-like — protein sequence MVRLVRYWVSHWLGAAMRQFEGEGALWSSVRCLGYMSGLNMLVALCLGLYVRWEKTSESTLLAVFVLAVFVLLLAGVLQCYFGKKRLSLSLLNLWFGFLLGLLCFVNSPELEVDSREEVANGLLLSSVTLRTLWAVLERMLGYARYRPGFTTLAERLQLTGFAAAGTVLVLPEALSVAALAASLGATVTALRVKATLAQGNLVVFAVVAANFFSLSFRVRTNAFALGGFFCLVLSEPLLDVSFAGLSVIERWEPLLCCRGLWRRLSMLPLLLLELGFLGLAVKVLGNLSPWYLGVPALVACVLFWAVCHLVFLLSLWGFHGKLDDCQRVCLLQGLGAGRLDKIMASKGMRHFCLVSERLMRFTLVSTIALAMLSWQTSNSIFLLVLALESIFHGLFHELGGTLGGTCVAYGVVVPTNYCSPDGQPVLLPPEQVQQLNLRSTAMLSDIQRFLSRHHIEAYGCDYSTGGITLEALRAKLKAFMGLRTADGPRHDTYVLFYSGHTDRSGDWALAGGDTLSLDQLLVWWREKNSAYRSRLILILDCDHSLPTVKAARHVEGVHLAVQAATAPPRTAQYHPGEFLSHWVAHNCDGDGSDPWARRVGAPAAIYGVSTRWSDYTPHLPDGELGDHWRVYFPRVAHPMVRTALWCGGLSLLWPCGACLRCVKRLKLKWFPPAALDTGHGFKLVRS from the exons ATGGTGCGTTTGGTGCGCTACTGGGTTAGTCACTGGCTCGGAGCGGCCATGAGGCAATTTGAAGGCGAGGGGGCTTTATGGTCCTCAGTCCGCTGCCTGGGCTACATGTCCGGCCTCAACATGCTAGTAGCCCTATGCCTCGGCCTCTACGTCCGCTGGGAGAAGACATCCGAGTCCACCCTACTGGCTGTCTTCGTCCTAGCTGTGTTCGTCCTCCTCTTAGCCGGCGTCTTACAATGCTACTTCGGCAAGAAGCGGCTAAGCCTTAGCCTCTTAAACCTCTGGTTCGGCTTCCTTCTGGGCTTGCTATGCTTCGTTAACAGCCCCGAGCTGGAGGTCGACTCCCGGGAAGAAGTGGCTAACGGACTCTTGCTCTCCAGCGTGACCCTGAGGACACTATGGGCGGTTCTGGAGAGAATGCTAGGCTACGCTAGGTACCGACCAGGGTTCACGACCTTGGCTGAACGGCTCCAGTTGACGGGATTTGCCGCTGCTGGTACCGTCCTGGTTTTGCCGGAAGCCTTGAGCGTGGCGGCGTTGGCGGCATCCCTGGGCGCCACTGTGACGGCGCTACGGGTCAAGGCGACGTTGGCGCAGGGCAACCTGGTCGTCTTCGCCGTGGTGGCCGCTAACTTCTTCTCCCTAAGCTTCCGGGTCCGGACTAATGCCTTCGCTCTTGGCGGATTCTTCTGCCTGGTGTTGTCCGAGCCGTTGCTGGACGTCTCCTTCGCCGGACTCTCCGTGATCGAACGTTGGGAACCGCTACTGTGCTGCCGTGGACTCTGGCGCCGACTCTCCATGCTACCCCTACTGCTCCTGGAGTTGGGTTTCCTAGGCTTGGCGGTAAAAGTGCTGGGAAACCTAAGTCCGTGGTATCTGGGCGTCCCGGCGTTGGTGGCGTGCGTTCTCTTCTGGGCCGTCTGCCATTTGGTGTTTTTGTTAAGCCTGTGGGGCTTTCACGGAAAACTGGACGACTGTCAGAGGGTCTGCCTGCTCCAGGGTCTCGGCGCTGGACGCTTGGACAAGATCATGGCGTCCAAGGGAATGAGACACTTTTGCCTGGTTTCAGAACGGCTCATGCGCTTCACGCTAGTGTCCACCATAGCTCTGGCTATGCTGTCCTGGCAG acgTCCAACAGCATTTTCTTACTGGTTCTTGCACTGGAATCCATCTTCCACGGCTTGTTTCACGAACTAGGCGGCACACTGGGAGGAACCTGCGTGGCCTATGGTGTGGTGGTTCCTACTAACTACTGCAG TCCCGACGGACAGCCCGTGCTGCTGCCACCCGAGCAGGTGCAACAACTGAACCTGCGTTCGACGGCCATGTTGAGTGACATCCAGCGCTTCCTTTCGCGCCACCACATCGAGGCGTACGGCTGCGACTACTCCACCGGCGGCATCACGCTGGAGGCGCTGCGGGCCAAGCTCAAGGCCTTCATGGGCTTGCGTACCGCCGACGGACCGCGCCACGACACCTACGTGCTCTTCTACAGCGGCCACACGGACCGCTCGGGCGACTGGGCGCTCGCAG GGGGCGACACTCTAAGTCTGGATCAACTCCTGGTCTGGTGGCGCGAGAAAAACAGCGCCTACCGCTCCCGTCTCATCCTCATCTTGGACTGCGACCACTCGCTACCCACAGTCAAGGCGGCCCGGCATGTGGAGGGCGTCCACCTCGCCGTGCAGGCCGCCACCGCTCCCCCACGGACGGCACAATACCACCCGGGCGAATTCCTCTCCCACTGGGTGGCCCACAACTGCGACGGAGACGGTAGCGACCCGTGGGCGCGACGGGTCGGGGCGCCCGCCGCCATCTACGGCGTCTCGACACGCTGGAGCGACTACACGCCGCACTTGCCAGACGGTGAGCTGGGCGACCACTGGAGGGTGTACTTCCCACGTGTGGCTCACCCCATGGTGCGTACGGCGTTGTGGTGTGGCGGACTCAGCCTGTTGTGGCCGTGCGGCGCTTGTTTGCGTTGCGTCAAGAGGCTCAAGCTCAAGTGGTTTCCGCCCGCCGCTCTCGATACGGGACACGGATTCAAACTGGTGAGGTCGTAG
- the samtor gene encoding S-adenosylmethionine sensor upstream of mTORC1: MDPSDDVETAETDRHPALFSVPIPEASASKNEQEKLSGVVKNVHRKLRRKYREVGDFDKIWREHCEDERTLSEYAVAMKNLADNHWAVSREKEGRIDWCRSVCQEYFRDGGMKRMLEKDQKSVSFSSAPAEASANGRPSHSNQCPSTQMGKIRLLDVGSCFNPFMKYDEFLTVGIDIVPAVESVYKCDFLNLQLQRPLQLTGEAVEAFLLHLHNPIDALPAQLFHVAVFSLLLSYFPSPYQRWICCKKAHELLSLHGLLLIITPDSSHQNRHALMMRSWRVAVESLGFKRYKYVKYSHMHLIAFRKVSLATTGDLVSRNYPEMLYIPQDFNAAEEDEGGEGQARSDADDERLAWAFAELPDGYDSDSGESQNGSLPGFQELEDPVLLQT; encoded by the exons ATGGACCCCAGCGACGACGTTGAGACGGCGGAGACGGACAGACACCCGGCCCTATTCTCCGTGCCAATTCCAGAAGCGTCCGCGTCTAAGAACGAGCAGGAAAAACTATCAGGGGTTGTGAAAAACGTCCACAGAAAGCTCCGCAGGAAATACAGAGAAG TGGGCGATTTCGACAAGATTTGGCGCGAGCACTGCGAAGACGAACGGACGCTGAGCGAGTACGCCGTCGCTATGAAGAACCTTGCCGACAATCACTGGGCCGTCAGTCGCGAGAAAGAGGGACGCATCGATTGGTGTCGCAG CGTCTGCCAAGAGTATTTCCGGGACGGCGGCATGAAAAGAATGTTGGAGAAGGATCAGAAAAGCGTCTCTTTCTCTAGCGCTCCTGCCGAAGCATCTGCGAATGGACGGCCGTCTCATTCTAACCAATG TCCAAGCACTCAAATGGGGAAGATCCGGCTCCTGGATGTCGGGAGTTGCTTTAACCCTTTCATGAAGTATGATGAGTTCCTTACCGTCGGTATCGACATTGTGCCTGCGGTTGAG aGTGTGTACAAGTGCGACTTCCTCAACCTCCAGCTCCAGCGCCCCCTCCAACTAACAGGTGAGGCGGTAGAAGCCTTCCTACTCCACCTGCACAACCCCATCGACGCCCTCCCGGCGCAACTCTTCCACGTAGCCGTCTTCTCGCTACTCCTCTCTTACTTCCCTTCGCCTTACCAGCGCTGGATCTGCTGCAAAAAGGCTCACGAGCTACTATCCCTCCACGGCCTCTTACTCATCATCACCCCCGACTCCTCCCACCAGAACCGCCACGCCCTAATGATGCGTAGCTGGCGCGTGGCGGTGGAATCGCTGGGTTTCAAACGCTACAAATACGTCAAGTACTCCCACATGCACCTGATCGCCTTCCGGAAAGTATCGCTGGCTACAACCGGCGACCTGGTGTCGCGCAACTACCCCGAGATGCTCTACATCCCTCAGGACTTCAACGCCGCCGAGGAAGACGAGGGCGGCGAGGGACAGGCACGATCCGACGCCGACGACGAACGGCTAGCTTGGGCCTTCGCCGAGTTACCAGACGGATACGATTCGGATTCCGGGGAGAGCCAAAACGGCTCGTTACCGGGCTTCCAGGAGTTAGAGGACCCAGTCCTTCTCCAgacctaa